CTAGACTTTGGTGATGAGAAAGACATTAAAATATTAAGAACCCTGTATTCGGATGAAAAACTTATCGAGGTTATTAAAAAAAGACGGGGATTGATGCCTCAAACTGCAAAATTCTGGGCGGTTTATTTCAATATCCCGACGGAGGAGATAACATGTTTGAAAATGTATTACCCGAAAACGGACTTGAGTTAATTGATAATATTTCATCCAAACTCAATGATTTTTACTTAGCCGGTGGAACAGATCTTGCACTCCAACTTGGACATAGAAAATCAATAGACCTGGATTTCTTCTCACCCACGCTCTTTAATACAGACATTGTTTTGGAAAATATTCAACCCGACAAAACCTTGCTGGTTAGAACAGGAGCTATTCATTGTGAACTCAAAAAGGTCAAACTCTCATTTCTTTTTTATCCCCTACCTCTTACCTATCCCACAATTTTATGGCGGGGACTTAACCTTGCTGACTGGAAAGATATAACCGCGGAAAAATTTAAGGCTATATCTCAGAGAGGAACAAAAAAGGACTTTTATGACCTCTATGCTGTTTTACAAATCAAATTATCTATAGATGATGCATGCCAGATTTTTAAGGCAAGATTCGCCTCCTCAGGTATTAATATGTATCATGTTTTAAAGAGCCTTACTTTTTTTGAGGATGCAGAGGAAGACCCACTACCAATACTTACTGCGGAATCTAAACATTGGCAATGGGATGTAATAAAGAAATTTTTTGAAGGGAATATTAAGCAATTTGAAAAAAATCTTATGGAGTAAACCCCCTTTATAAACTTTGAAATCCCTGATTACTGGGGCATTGGTAAATCAGTCTCAAGGGGGTTTGGGACGGTTATAAAAAATTATGTTTAAACCAAATTTTACAATCACTAACCAAATAAACAATTCTCTCCTTGAGATTGAGAGGGCAAGGGGATTTTTGGATGCGGCTAAGTTGAAGGAAGAATGGATAAAGGATATGCAGAGTGAGGCTCTTATCCTTGAAGCACATCATTCTACTCATATTGAAGGCACTCAACTGACACTATCCCAGGCTCAAAAAATCCTTACAGGGCAACCTTTCATTGGAAGGGTAAAATATGTGGAATTGTTTAAGGTTTCATTAAGAACAGCCAATTACGACCTTGCTCAATTAGAGAAATCAGGCTTTATTGAGAAAACTGGAGTAGGAAGGGCAATAAGATATAAGATAAAGGGTTAATGGTGAAAATTTGCACGCAAATTGCACGCAAATTGCACGCAAAAGAAGGGATTATGCAGCTTGTCATTAACACTTACGGTTCATATCTTCAAAAGAACGGTGATTGCTTTAAGGTCAAAAGGGATGACCAGACCTTTGAGGTCTCGGCTAAAAAGGTTTCGTCTATCCTCATTACAACCGCCGCTTATATCACTACCGATGCCATTAAACTGGCAATGGACAACAATATTGACATTGTTTTCCTTGATGATTTTGGTGACCCTTATGGCAGGGTATGGCACAGTAAGTTGGGCAGCACCACCTTAATCCGAAGAAGACAGATTGAGATTGCAGAAATTGAGGAGGGATTATCCCTTGCCATTTCCTGGATTAAAAGAAAGTTTGAGAATCAGATAGAGCTACTTAAAAGACTCAGGAACACACGAACACAGAAATCAGCAGAGATTACCGGCTACATTGAGAAATTGGTGAATTGCCAAAAGACATTGGATACCATTTCAGGGACAATTGAAGAAAGGCGGGGGACAATTATGGGTATAGAAGGGAGTGGCGGCAGGATATACTTTGAAGCCTTAAGTTTTCTTGTCCCGGAGCGATATAAGTTTAATGGTCGTAGCAGAAACCCAGCTCAGGATGAATTCAACAGCCTCTTAAACTATGCCTACGGTATTCTCTACTCAAAGGTAGAAAAAGCCTGTATCATTGCTGGGCTTGACCCTTATGTAGGCATTATCCATACCGATAATTACAACAAGAAATCGTTAGTCTTTGATTTAATAGAGCTTTTTCGGATATGGGCTGATGAAACGGTAATAAACCTTTTTGCCGCAAGGAAGGTAAAACAAGAACATTTTGACCGGCTTAAAAATGGCTTTACCCTTAATAAAGAAGGTAAGGCTTTGTTGATTGAAGAATTTAGTGCCTTTCTGGATGAATCTATCCGCTACGGAGGCAGAAATATCAAAAGGGGTGATGTTATCCAATTTGAGTGCCCCCGGATAGCAAATGGATTAATAAAGGAGAAAGAATAGTGGCAGACAATGAAACCTTACTCTGGGTAATCTATGATATTGTTGAAGATAAGAAGCGTAACCGCATTGCTAAAGTTTGTAAAAACAAAGGGCTTTATCGGGTTCAAAAATCAGCCTTTGTAGGTAAGTTGAACAGAAATCAGCTGGATGAATTAAGGATTATGTGCGAGGATTTGATTGATGACAAAGAGGATTCTGTTTATATCTTTCCTATGTGTAGTGAGGATTTTAAAAAGGTCAAACTATTGGGGCAGTCCTTTGATAAGAAGCTTATATCCGGCGAGCTGTTAGCAAAATTCTTTTAAGGGAAGTTAATATGGATACCGAATCTACATTGATGATAACGCCTTCAGAGGTAATCGAACATCTTTTTTGCCCGCGTTTTACCTATTTTATGAATTGCTTAAAGATACCCCAGCATGAAGAGCAAAGATATAAGGTGCTAAAAGGTAGGGAACTACATTCAAAAAGAGAGCAAGAAAACAGAGAATACTTGCGTAAAAGGATAGGATGTATTGGCAAAGAGATATTAGTTTACTTAGCCTCACCAAGACTTCGGGTGCGTGGGATTGTGGACGAGGTATTGACCCTAACTGATGGAAGTATGTCGCCACTTGATTATAAATATACTGAATTTAATGATTTCCTGTTCAAGACACATAAGATTCAATCGGTCATTTATGTGATGTTGATAAAAGAGATATATCAGAAGCCAGTAAACGAAGGTTATATTTGTTATGTGCGAAGCGGTAATACCTTAAAAAAAAATACTTTACAAATCAGATGATTTTGAATATACTAATAAACTAATTGATGAGGTCTTCAAGGTGATAATGTTAGGTTACTATCCAAAGAAGACTTCGTATGCTAACAAATGTGTTGACTGTTGTTATAAAAATATTTGCGTGTGAGTTTCAAAAAGTTAGGAGGTAGAACAAGCTATGACTGTTATAGATGTAGTAGCAAAAGGATTACATATAGCACCAAAGGAACTTTTGAGAGAAAGCCTTAAGAGTTATCTTGAAAAAAAACTTTCAAGGATTGAAACAGATATCTTTCTTCTGGCGAAAAAATATGGAGTTAAAGATGTGTTTGACCTTGATTCAAAGGTAAAAAAAGGATTTTTTAGCGAAAAAGAATCTTATGAGGATTATTTTCTCTTTGATAATCTTGAGGCAGAGTGTGAAAGAATAAAAAGATTAATAGGTAAGGTTAATGTATAGTTTAGAAGATATAAGAAGAATAGCACTCAATTAGTTTCAAAAGAAAAAATAAAAGAAGGATGGTTAATGTATAGTTTAGAAGATATAAGAAGAATAGCACAGATTGAATTTGCAGATATGGTTAAGGAAATACATCGTTCTGAGCATAAATTAAGAATCATTCTTATTACCAAAGGTTTTGTAGATATACATTTATCTCAAAAATTAGTTAATAAGTTTGGTTTTCACTGGGAATGTATGGATATGAAAGGAACTATCTATAGATACGATAATTTTCCTGATAAAAAGTGGGAATTTCTACCAACCTTTCCACATCATTTTCATAACAGTTCTCAAGATGCTGTAGAGTCTTCACCATTCCCATTGACACCAATTGAGGGATTTAGAACATTTATGGAGTTTATAAGAGGGAAATTAAAAGGTTCGGTAGATTAATATGATGTATTGACTGTTGTTATAAAAATATTTGTGGGTGATCTTTGAAAACTTAATATTCATTGAAATTTCAAGGATTTTTTGATCGTAAAAGGATGTAAAGTGGAGAAAAAAAATAGAGATTTTATGGGTTTTTTGTAGTCTAAAAACACCAAAAAGAATATGGGTAAAAATGGCACAACGACTTGATAATAAAAGAATTAAGAAAAAAATGCTGTGATAACCCAACTTCCACTAAAACAAGGATTTGCTTAAAATTCAAGCTAAATTTTTTCCTTGCAAAAATTGTCTTTAGAAGATAAACTTTTTATATGATTGATTTCTTAAGATTAAGGAAGGCTTTTTATCTTTTCTCAGGGATATTAGTTGTTGTCGGATTAGTTTCGCTTGTTGTCAGGGGAGGAAAAAGTTTAGGTATTGACTTTACAGGTGGAGCAATGATTAACCTTAAGTTTGAAGAAAAAATCCCTGAGAAAGGACTTGAAGATATAAGAAATGGGCTTAATACAGCAGGAATAAAGGGACAAATTCAATATATTGGAGGAGAAAGAAGGGAGCTTCTTGTTAAGGTAAAGGGAGCTTCTGATGAAAAAATAGAGGCAAA
This region of bacterium genomic DNA includes:
- a CDS encoding nucleotidyl transferase AbiEii/AbiGii toxin family protein; translation: MFENVLPENGLELIDNISSKLNDFYLAGGTDLALQLGHRKSIDLDFFSPTLFNTDIVLENIQPDKTLLVRTGAIHCELKKVKLSFLFYPLPLTYPTILWRGLNLADWKDITAEKFKAISQRGTKKDFYDLYAVLQIKLSIDDACQIFKARFASSGINMYHVLKSLTFFEDAEEDPLPILTAESKHWQWDVIKKFFEGNIKQFEKNLME
- the cas1 gene encoding CRISPR-associated endonuclease Cas1 — its product is MQLVINTYGSYLQKNGDCFKVKRDDQTFEVSAKKVSSILITTAAYITTDAIKLAMDNNIDIVFLDDFGDPYGRVWHSKLGSTTLIRRRQIEIAEIEEGLSLAISWIKRKFENQIELLKRLRNTRTQKSAEITGYIEKLVNCQKTLDTISGTIEERRGTIMGIEGSGGRIYFEALSFLVPERYKFNGRSRNPAQDEFNSLLNYAYGILYSKVEKACIIAGLDPYVGIIHTDNYNKKSLVFDLIELFRIWADETVINLFAARKVKQEHFDRLKNGFTLNKEGKALLIEEFSAFLDESIRYGGRNIKRGDVIQFECPRIANGLIKEKE
- the cas2 gene encoding CRISPR-associated endonuclease Cas2 — encoded protein: MADNETLLWVIYDIVEDKKRNRIAKVCKNKGLYRVQKSAFVGKLNRNQLDELRIMCEDLIDDKEDSVYIFPMCSEDFKKVKLLGQSFDKKLISGELLAKFF
- the cas4 gene encoding CRISPR-associated protein Cas4; translation: MDTESTLMITPSEVIEHLFCPRFTYFMNCLKIPQHEEQRYKVLKGRELHSKREQENREYLRKRIGCIGKEILVYLASPRLRVRGIVDEVLTLTDGSMSPLDYKYTEFNDFLFKTHKIQSVIYVMLIKEIYQKPVNEGYICYVRSGNTLKKNTLQIR
- a CDS encoding DUF6516 family protein: MYSLEDIRRIAQIEFADMVKEIHRSEHKLRIILITKGFVDIHLSQKLVNKFGFHWECMDMKGTIYRYDNFPDKKWEFLPTFPHHFHNSSQDAVESSPFPLTPIEGFRTFMEFIRGKLKGSVD